The following are encoded in a window of Paenibacillus polymyxa genomic DNA:
- a CDS encoding response regulator transcription factor, whose translation MNELCNILIVDDEILVRQGIKHHLSWEQHGFRIVGEASNGKEALELIETLRPHIVITDIVMPIMDGEELTRIVRQNYPDIEVIVLSSYGEFNYVRSTFQQGVADYILKPKLDTDELLQVLQRTARKIPSIQYQADAGNSQITIDHVIEKLISGYSMDYDAELLKQAFPYARFALIGIEQLEQQDKGRSISASDLFSKLTDRVSSACEYIVLRQLPSDVYAAMFLANLDPREVDAWMAAVREVAQETKRVDPQTGWAVSHLFDDFNQISDVYQNELPKLLSYRFYFPGTALLIEDELPPPVQVNSSFNLKQFTEEMKREHFDTAFQDLRSYVAAMSGNYTSTAFEFKSLLGNIVFNITILLGNQGYDMKELDAAKYSYFKTINDAPHVHEAVRLLETFLEEANRQIMAKTQQGSSASMKKLLEYIEEHHAETLNLTTLGQYFHFNPSYLSSYFTAHHTEGFSEYLNKIRVEKAAELLRSGTMSISDISSTVGYSDPSYFTKVFKKVKGYSPSQYRREHLY comes from the coding sequence ATGAATGAGCTATGCAACATTTTGATTGTGGATGATGAGATATTGGTACGGCAAGGGATTAAACACCACTTGTCGTGGGAACAGCATGGATTTCGAATTGTAGGTGAAGCTTCTAACGGTAAAGAAGCATTGGAGCTAATTGAAACCTTGCGCCCTCATATAGTCATTACAGATATTGTAATGCCGATCATGGATGGCGAGGAGCTGACGCGCATAGTCAGACAGAACTATCCAGATATCGAAGTCATTGTACTTAGCAGTTACGGCGAGTTTAATTACGTGCGATCCACCTTTCAGCAAGGGGTTGCTGACTATATTTTAAAGCCCAAGCTAGACACGGATGAGCTGCTCCAGGTACTCCAGAGAACCGCTCGCAAAATTCCATCCATTCAATATCAAGCAGATGCCGGGAATAGTCAAATTACGATAGATCATGTGATCGAAAAGCTGATCTCCGGGTATAGCATGGACTATGACGCCGAGCTGCTAAAGCAAGCATTTCCTTATGCTCGTTTTGCACTCATAGGTATAGAACAGCTGGAACAGCAGGATAAAGGGCGCTCCATCTCTGCCTCGGACCTATTTTCCAAGCTTACGGATCGAGTATCCTCTGCCTGTGAGTACATCGTACTGCGACAACTGCCATCTGATGTCTATGCGGCTATGTTTTTAGCCAATCTTGATCCACGGGAAGTAGACGCCTGGATGGCTGCGGTTAGGGAAGTTGCTCAGGAGACAAAGCGGGTCGATCCACAGACAGGCTGGGCAGTTAGCCATTTATTTGATGACTTCAATCAGATTAGTGACGTCTATCAGAATGAACTGCCAAAACTGCTGAGTTACCGCTTTTATTTTCCAGGAACAGCGCTGCTAATAGAAGACGAACTCCCTCCGCCTGTACAGGTGAACAGCTCGTTCAACTTAAAACAATTTACAGAAGAGATGAAGCGTGAGCATTTTGATACAGCTTTTCAGGATTTGAGATCCTATGTAGCCGCCATGTCCGGTAACTATACCTCTACCGCTTTTGAATTCAAATCGCTTCTCGGAAATATCGTGTTCAACATTACGATTTTGCTCGGGAATCAGGGGTATGATATGAAGGAGCTGGATGCGGCGAAATATTCCTATTTCAAAACAATTAATGACGCCCCTCATGTACATGAAGCCGTGCGCCTTCTGGAGACTTTTTTGGAGGAAGCGAACAGGCAGATCATGGCTAAAACACAGCAAGGAAGTAGCGCAAGCATGAAAAAACTGCTGGAGTATATTGAGGAGCATCATGCTGAAACACTCAATTTGACGACACTTGGGCAATATTTTCACTTTAACCCTTCCTACTTGTCCAGTTATTTTACGGCACACCATACAGAAGGCTTTAGCGAGTATCTCAACAAAATTCGGGTTGAAAAAGCCGCGGAGTTACTACGGTCGGGGACGATGTCCATTTCGGATATTAGCAGCACGGTAGGCTATTCGGACCCCAGCTATTTTACCAAAGTGTTCAAAAAAGTGAAGGGTTACTCGCCCAGTCAGTACCGCCGGGAGCATCTCTATTAG
- a CDS encoding carbohydrate ABC transporter permease: MKTAAPKITTTRLKAGMTGWLFISIAVIMIAAFYFYPMIQALILSFKTGTGSNLSFNGIDNYKRLFTDKMFITAVKNTFIYLIFQVPLMVILALFISVLLNDKNLKFKGFFRTAIFLPCITSLVAYSVVFKYLFSSDGLVNSLLLNLHVIGTPIQWITDPFWAKVTIIIAITWRWTGYNMIFYLSGLQNIDNSIYEAARIDGASPIRQFFSITVPLLKPIILFTSITSTIGTLQLFDEIMNITKGGPGNATSSISQYIYNLSFKYSSDFGYAATVSYSIVIMIIILSIIQFKVAGEKK, translated from the coding sequence ATGAAGACAGCCGCGCCCAAAATAACTACAACACGTCTCAAAGCAGGTATGACAGGATGGTTGTTCATATCCATCGCAGTGATCATGATTGCCGCTTTTTATTTCTATCCGATGATTCAGGCGCTTATCTTGTCCTTTAAGACAGGTACAGGGTCTAATCTGAGCTTTAACGGCATTGATAACTACAAGCGATTGTTCACCGATAAAATGTTTATAACCGCCGTGAAGAATACGTTTATCTATTTAATTTTCCAGGTACCTTTGATGGTCATTCTGGCTCTGTTCATTTCGGTATTGTTGAACGATAAAAACCTGAAATTCAAGGGCTTTTTCCGCACAGCTATCTTCTTGCCGTGTATCACATCCCTTGTAGCATACTCGGTTGTCTTCAAGTACCTGTTCTCGTCCGACGGTCTGGTAAACTCCTTATTGCTGAATCTGCACGTGATTGGCACGCCCATCCAATGGATTACAGATCCTTTCTGGGCCAAGGTTACGATTATTATCGCGATCACATGGCGCTGGACTGGTTATAATATGATCTTTTACCTGTCCGGTCTTCAGAACATTGACAATTCTATCTACGAAGCGGCCCGTATTGACGGAGCTTCCCCGATCCGACAGTTTTTCAGCATTACGGTTCCACTGCTTAAGCCGATTATCCTGTTCACTTCGATTACATCAACGATTGGTACACTCCAACTCTTCGATGAAATTATGAATATTACCAAAGGTGGGCCAGGGAACGCGACATCTTCAATTTCGCAATATATTTACAATCTGTCCTTCAAGTATTCATCCGACTTTGGTTATGCGGCGACCGTATCTTATTCCATCGTCATTATGATCATTATCTTGTCGATTATCCAGTTCAAAGTGGCAGGTGAGAAAAAATGA
- a CDS encoding family 16 glycoside hydrolase: protein MKSSLLKKCASVMLSSTLVLSLSLPLLGHAHADGNLQISDDFEQGEAQGWTAGSGNWSVVKDGNGSTYQQSSRSESHSVKGNASWTNYSVQADVYVNDFNGSNRVYVAGRYTDSNNFYAASLYNQKDGALEIRKKVKGSMKTLATHKKYKLDTNTWYRVKLELSGSEIKMYVNDQLELSATDTSLTAGAIGLVTSKAAAQFDNVMVSGASSEVDPGTPPVNPTPGTEQPTPGVDPDVTSKNNYNLTGFSYGNTGGGNIADTDANYKKVYNAVDLNEALKKGSKVKVIEIMNDLDLGWNEIPSAAKVMPFSANNPVQTHPVLKKTGVSKVYIENMNGVTIFSANGAKIKHAGFVIKRSSNLIFRNLEFDELWEWDEATKGNYDKNDWDYVTIEGTSSKVWIDHCTFNKAYDGLVDVKKGSNGVTISWSLFKGDDRSSNSWVTQQVNAMEADKSSYPMYAYLRSSAVGMSKEDIIDIAAGQKKAHLIGATEMASDNADLEVTLHHNYYLDIQDRMPRLRGGNAHAYNIVMDDAGLARAKKRITSDMAKAIAAKGYHFDVVGNGAISTENGAVLLEKSYLIDVFSPVRNNQKDPNKADYTGKIKAEDVIFSNNGTVFRGGSDDANSPLAPYPAKTKDFSWNGFTTLPYSYTAEDPANLVAQLQAKDGAGAGKLNWSSENWLKTVYNTSVTKNAIVEEDSE from the coding sequence ATGAAGTCGAGTTTGTTAAAAAAATGTGCAAGTGTAATGTTAAGCAGCACGTTGGTACTGTCTTTATCATTACCGTTGCTAGGTCATGCACATGCGGATGGGAATTTACAGATAAGTGATGATTTTGAACAAGGGGAAGCTCAAGGCTGGACCGCAGGATCGGGGAACTGGTCTGTGGTCAAGGATGGGAATGGATCTACATACCAACAATCTAGTCGAAGCGAAAGCCATTCCGTCAAAGGTAATGCCTCATGGACGAACTATAGCGTGCAAGCAGATGTATATGTAAATGATTTTAATGGCTCCAATCGAGTCTACGTTGCAGGTAGATACACAGATTCCAACAACTTCTATGCAGCTTCGTTGTACAACCAGAAAGACGGAGCTCTTGAGATTCGAAAAAAAGTCAAAGGCTCTATGAAGACATTGGCTACCCATAAGAAATACAAACTGGACACGAATACATGGTACAGAGTCAAGCTGGAACTATCCGGTTCGGAAATCAAAATGTATGTCAATGATCAACTGGAGCTGTCCGCAACAGACACCAGCCTCACTGCTGGAGCCATTGGCTTGGTAACCTCCAAAGCAGCTGCCCAATTCGATAATGTGATGGTATCCGGTGCTTCTTCTGAGGTAGATCCAGGAACACCGCCTGTGAACCCAACACCAGGTACAGAACAACCGACTCCTGGGGTGGACCCTGATGTAACCTCCAAAAATAACTATAATTTGACTGGATTTTCGTATGGTAATACAGGTGGTGGCAACATCGCGGATACCGATGCCAACTACAAAAAGGTATACAATGCTGTAGATCTCAACGAAGCACTGAAGAAAGGCAGCAAAGTCAAAGTGATTGAGATTATGAACGATCTTGATCTCGGTTGGAATGAAATTCCTAGTGCTGCCAAAGTAATGCCTTTTAGTGCCAACAATCCTGTACAGACGCATCCTGTTCTGAAAAAGACAGGTGTGAGCAAAGTCTATATCGAAAATATGAATGGGGTTACGATTTTCTCTGCCAATGGTGCGAAAATCAAACATGCTGGCTTTGTCATCAAAAGAAGCTCTAATTTGATTTTCCGTAACCTCGAATTTGATGAGCTTTGGGAGTGGGATGAAGCAACCAAAGGGAACTATGATAAGAATGACTGGGATTATGTTACCATCGAAGGTACAAGTTCCAAGGTATGGATCGACCACTGTACATTTAACAAAGCCTATGATGGTTTGGTAGATGTGAAAAAAGGTAGTAACGGAGTTACGATTTCCTGGTCTTTGTTCAAAGGAGATGACCGCAGCTCCAACAGCTGGGTAACCCAACAAGTCAACGCGATGGAAGCAGACAAGTCTTCCTATCCTATGTACGCGTATCTGAGAAGCAGTGCAGTAGGCATGAGTAAAGAAGATATCATTGATATTGCAGCAGGACAAAAGAAGGCTCATCTAATCGGTGCTACGGAAATGGCTTCCGACAATGCAGACCTGGAGGTGACGCTGCATCATAATTACTATTTGGATATTCAGGATCGCATGCCTCGTCTGCGTGGTGGTAATGCTCATGCATATAACATCGTTATGGACGATGCCGGATTGGCCAGAGCCAAAAAAAGAATTACTTCTGACATGGCTAAAGCAATTGCCGCAAAAGGATACCATTTTGATGTCGTGGGTAATGGTGCAATTTCAACAGAAAACGGCGCGGTGTTGCTAGAAAAGTCTTATTTGATTGATGTGTTCTCTCCAGTGCGTAATAATCAAAAAGATCCTAACAAAGCGGATTACACAGGTAAAATCAAAGCCGAAGACGTTATCTTTTCGAACAACGGTACCGTATTCAGAGGAGGCAGTGACGATGCGAATAGCCCGTTAGCCCCTTATCCTGCCAAGACCAAGGACTTCTCTTGGAATGGGTTCACAACGTTGCCATACAGCTATACAGCCGAAGATCCTGCCAATCTGGTTGCTCAATTGCAGGCCAAGGATGGAGCAGGTGCAGGTAAGCTGAACTGGTCGAGTGAAAACTGGCTCAAAACGGTGTACAATACGTCCGTTACGAAAAATGCAATAGTGGAAGAAGATTCCGAATAG
- a CDS encoding ABC transporter substrate-binding protein produces MKKMTFLLLIASLILLSACSSNSEKVATTTDSGKKEITVWAWDPNFNIAALKLAKDRYVAKHPDVTVNIVEYAQNDIVQKMNAGLNSGSTKGLPNVVLIEDYRAQNFLQAYPDSFHDMSSTIKASDFADYKIGPTSYNGKQYGVPFDSGVMGLYVRTDYLEQAGYKVADLTNIDWDKFIEIGKAVKQKTGKEMLTQDPNDLGLIRGMIQAAGSWYLKEDGKTPNLAGNPALKEALLTYKSLFDANIVKMNADWSQFLAAFNSGAVASVPTGNWITPSIKAEASQSGKWAVVPFPKLKNIPESVNASSLGGSSWYVLNSDGQDTAADFLKETFGTDPELYQDMLSKIGIVGSLNAASSGKAYDVEDPYFGGDKVYKKFAEWTKQVPKVNYGLHTYAIEDIMTVEIQNYLNGKDVDAVLKDAQGQAEAQLK; encoded by the coding sequence ATGAAAAAAATGACTTTCCTTCTGCTGATTGCAAGCTTGATCTTGCTATCCGCGTGCTCCAGCAATTCCGAGAAAGTAGCTACTACCACAGATTCAGGTAAAAAAGAAATCACCGTCTGGGCTTGGGACCCGAACTTTAATATCGCAGCTCTGAAGCTGGCAAAAGATCGCTACGTTGCCAAACATCCAGATGTAACCGTAAACATTGTTGAATATGCTCAAAACGATATCGTACAAAAAATGAATGCCGGTCTTAACTCTGGTTCTACCAAAGGACTGCCGAACGTGGTTCTGATTGAGGATTATCGGGCACAGAACTTCCTGCAAGCCTATCCCGATTCTTTCCATGATATGAGCAGCACGATCAAAGCATCCGACTTCGCTGATTATAAAATCGGACCGACTAGCTACAACGGCAAGCAATACGGTGTTCCATTCGACTCCGGTGTTATGGGACTGTATGTAAGAACGGATTATTTGGAACAAGCCGGCTACAAAGTAGCAGACCTGACCAATATTGATTGGGATAAATTTATTGAAATTGGTAAAGCCGTAAAACAAAAAACAGGCAAAGAAATGCTGACTCAAGATCCGAATGACCTCGGTCTGATCCGTGGTATGATCCAAGCCGCAGGTTCATGGTACCTGAAAGAAGACGGTAAAACACCAAACCTGGCTGGTAATCCAGCTCTGAAAGAAGCGCTCTTGACGTACAAATCCTTGTTCGACGCTAATATTGTTAAAATGAATGCCGACTGGAGTCAGTTCCTGGCCGCATTCAACAGCGGTGCAGTTGCTTCCGTACCTACAGGTAACTGGATTACACCTTCGATCAAAGCAGAAGCTTCGCAATCAGGTAAATGGGCCGTTGTTCCTTTCCCTAAGCTGAAAAATATACCTGAATCCGTGAATGCTTCCAGCCTTGGCGGCAGCTCCTGGTATGTTCTTAACTCGGACGGTCAAGATACCGCTGCTGATTTCCTGAAAGAGACATTCGGAACAGATCCAGAGCTGTATCAAGATATGCTGAGCAAAATTGGAATTGTTGGTTCATTGAACGCAGCTTCCAGTGGTAAAGCTTATGACGTAGAAGATCCGTACTTCGGTGGGGACAAAGTATACAAGAAATTTGCAGAATGGACTAAACAAGTTCCAAAAGTCAATTATGGCCTGCACACGTATGCCATTGAGGATATCATGACCGTTGAAATTCAAAACTATCTGAACGGAAAAGATGTAGACGCAGTTCTGAAAGATGCTCAAGGACAGGCGGAAGCACAGCTTAAATAA
- the udk gene encoding uridine kinase → MLIIGIAGGTGSGKSTVARAVVERLGSNKVTFISQDNYYKDHSHLSYDERALVNYDHPFAFDNELLIEHLQCLKKGQATQAPVYDFTVHARSTDETVELLPNHIVMLEGLHVLSDEKLRSLLDIKVFVDTDPDVRILRRVLRDIEERGRTIHSIHDHYLTTVKPMHEAFIEPSKKYADLILPEGGHNEVGIQLLSILTEKYLAGDRTWGTV, encoded by the coding sequence ATGCTTATTATTGGTATTGCCGGCGGTACAGGTTCCGGTAAATCGACGGTAGCACGCGCCGTCGTTGAGCGTCTGGGATCTAATAAAGTGACTTTCATATCTCAGGATAACTATTATAAAGACCATTCACATCTGAGTTATGATGAACGTGCTTTGGTCAATTATGATCATCCGTTTGCCTTTGACAACGAATTGCTTATTGAGCATCTCCAATGTCTGAAAAAAGGACAAGCGACACAAGCGCCAGTGTATGACTTTACGGTTCATGCACGCTCCACGGACGAAACGGTAGAGCTTCTGCCAAATCATATCGTTATGTTGGAAGGTCTGCACGTATTGTCAGACGAAAAACTCCGCAGCCTGCTTGACATCAAAGTATTTGTGGATACTGACCCTGATGTGCGCATTCTCCGTCGGGTTCTTCGTGATATTGAGGAACGCGGCCGCACCATCCATTCGATCCACGATCACTATTTGACTACCGTTAAGCCGATGCATGAGGCATTTATTGAGCCTTCCAAGAAATACGCTGACCTGATCCTTCCTGAGGGAGGACACAATGAGGTTGGTATTCAACTGCTGTCTATTTTGACTGAAAAATATTTGGCGGGAGATCGAACATGGGGTACTGTATAA
- a CDS encoding carbohydrate ABC transporter permease, with protein MMKTKRAFTYAFLIIVSFVSIFPFLWMISSSTNLSVDVTKGKLLPGSHLMDNMHNLLEKVDIVTALSNSAKVSISTTLLAMLIASLAGYGFEIYRSKAKDVVFNILLMSMMIPFAAIMIPLYRMFGSISNVIPWIGIDTLSSVVIPTVTTAFLIFFFRQSTKMFPKDLLEAGRMDGLSELGLFFRVYMPTMKTTYAAAAIITFMSSWNNYLWPLIVLQTPENQTIPLLISNLGSSYAPDYGVIMIAIVLSTLPTALVFFLMQKHFVAGMVGSVK; from the coding sequence ATGATGAAAACAAAAAGAGCATTTACGTACGCCTTTCTGATCATTGTGTCGTTCGTTTCGATTTTCCCGTTCCTCTGGATGATATCCAGCTCCACGAACCTGTCGGTCGATGTGACCAAAGGCAAGCTTCTGCCTGGCTCCCATCTGATGGATAACATGCACAATTTGCTTGAAAAAGTAGACATCGTTACCGCACTAAGTAACTCTGCAAAAGTCTCTATCTCAACTACGCTGCTGGCTATGCTAATCGCATCACTGGCCGGTTATGGCTTTGAAATTTACAGAAGTAAAGCGAAAGACGTTGTCTTCAATATCCTGCTGATGTCTATGATGATTCCGTTTGCGGCGATCATGATCCCGCTCTACCGGATGTTCGGCAGCATTTCTAATGTCATACCGTGGATCGGTATTGATACACTCTCTTCTGTCGTCATTCCGACCGTAACTACGGCGTTCCTGATCTTCTTTTTCCGTCAAAGCACCAAGATGTTTCCAAAGGATCTACTGGAAGCAGGTCGTATGGATGGATTATCCGAGCTGGGTCTGTTCTTCCGGGTGTATATGCCTACGATGAAAACAACCTATGCCGCTGCCGCGATCATCACATTCATGTCCAGCTGGAACAACTACCTCTGGCCTCTGATTGTGCTGCAAACGCCGGAGAATCAAACGATTCCGCTGTTGATCTCGAACCTCGGCTCCAGCTATGCACCGGATTACGGTGTCATCATGATCGCCATTGTCCTGTCCACACTGCCGACTGCACTGGTATTCTTCCTGATGCAGAAACACTTTGTAGCGGGCATGGTGGGTTCGGTAAAATAA
- a CDS encoding cache domain-containing sensor histidine kinase, giving the protein MKRYIHKIKYQGLFFKIFIVMVVSITAVSLLTSLVTIRMSERLFAETFSITNAKVLSQIQSSFESFNDSIVNAVTHASENGTVKNYLTGGQSDSINSARIYFGMAQQMKQIKSNVDAYDVGVAVTGLNGRSFYSDSSYWPVTAEELKSSAITARSVARPAQLMYQLDTELLQQQMNSTPQKPTPYIIASKPFMERTSGTLYGMIYIAIREPEFRRFYNNFTSNGNDVLILDKSGLIVSSNRQDLIGQRSSELLGYATKINEQGLNYINADVMNKESILLSNYIPSFDFYLVNMIDRQAAIGQIIDVKSVVWICIAIVLIALVIVFLISRRLIRSLTRLVKQMSTIREKNFDNYIPVTGSYEVRQLSHAYNYMLDELNDYIRKLLETQKGQRNAELAALQRQINPHFLYNTLASIKMLVLKGNKETAAETINALISLLQNTISNVSETITIEQEMANMQNYVFINHVRYGQRVQVNYFVSPDCLEYHVPKLIIQPFIENSFFHAFNEKNVGHIYILVSKTEDTLICEVVDDGDGMELDGHTAQDGLPNPKSKRQLFTGIGIQNVHNRITLLYGEEYGVTISSKKGEGTKVRMTLPLIVKPAPPIP; this is encoded by the coding sequence ATGAAAAGATATATCCATAAGATCAAATATCAAGGTCTGTTCTTCAAAATCTTTATTGTTATGGTGGTCAGCATCACTGCGGTGTCCTTGCTGACCTCTTTGGTGACGATTCGGATGTCTGAACGACTTTTTGCTGAGACATTCAGTATTACAAATGCCAAGGTACTCAGCCAGATTCAATCCAGCTTTGAATCCTTCAATGATTCTATCGTGAATGCCGTAACCCATGCTTCGGAAAATGGAACGGTCAAGAACTATCTGACTGGCGGTCAATCCGACTCGATTAACTCGGCGAGGATTTACTTCGGAATGGCACAGCAAATGAAGCAAATTAAATCGAACGTCGATGCCTATGATGTCGGTGTCGCTGTAACAGGTCTGAACGGCCGGAGCTTTTACTCCGACTCGTCCTATTGGCCTGTAACTGCGGAAGAGCTTAAGAGCAGTGCTATTACAGCCCGAAGTGTAGCACGACCGGCACAGCTTATGTATCAATTGGATACTGAATTGTTGCAGCAACAAATGAATAGTACCCCGCAAAAGCCAACACCCTATATCATCGCCTCCAAACCATTTATGGAGCGGACCAGCGGCACCCTGTACGGCATGATCTACATCGCTATCCGAGAGCCTGAATTTCGCCGTTTCTATAACAATTTCACGAGCAACGGCAATGATGTGCTTATTTTGGACAAGTCGGGACTGATTGTATCGAGCAACCGCCAGGATCTGATCGGACAACGCTCCAGTGAGCTGCTAGGCTATGCCACAAAAATCAACGAACAGGGACTTAACTACATTAATGCGGATGTGATGAATAAGGAGAGTATCCTCCTTTCCAACTATATCCCTTCATTTGATTTTTATCTGGTGAACATGATTGACAGACAAGCCGCCATTGGGCAAATTATAGACGTTAAATCCGTTGTATGGATCTGCATTGCCATCGTACTGATTGCTTTGGTGATCGTTTTTCTGATATCCCGTCGACTGATTCGTTCGCTGACTCGACTGGTGAAGCAAATGTCGACCATACGCGAGAAGAATTTTGATAATTATATCCCGGTAACGGGCAGCTATGAGGTTAGACAATTAAGTCATGCTTACAACTATATGCTGGATGAACTAAATGACTATATCCGTAAGCTTTTAGAGACACAAAAGGGTCAACGGAACGCAGAGCTTGCAGCACTACAACGGCAGATCAATCCGCATTTTCTGTACAATACTCTGGCTTCGATCAAAATGCTGGTGCTCAAAGGAAACAAGGAAACAGCCGCCGAGACGATCAATGCACTCATTTCCTTACTGCAAAATACAATCAGCAATGTGAGTGAAACGATCACCATCGAGCAGGAAATGGCCAACATGCAAAATTATGTGTTCATTAACCATGTACGCTACGGGCAGCGGGTACAAGTGAATTATTTTGTATCACCCGATTGTCTGGAGTACCATGTGCCCAAGCTCATCATTCAGCCTTTTATCGAAAACTCTTTTTTCCATGCGTTTAATGAAAAAAATGTAGGCCACATCTATATATTGGTGTCCAAAACGGAGGATACATTGATCTGTGAGGTGGTCGATGATGGAGACGGTATGGAATTGGACGGGCATACGGCGCAGGACGGACTGCCGAATCCCAAGAGCAAGCGCCAACTGTTCACAGGCATCGGCATCCAGAATGTGCACAACCGCATTACCCTTTTATATGGAGAAGAATACGGCGTGACCATCTCCAGTAAAAAAGGCGAGGGCACCAAAGTCAGAATGACCCTGCCATTGATCGTAAAACCCGCCCCTCCTATCCCATAA
- a CDS encoding ClbS/DfsB family four-helix bundle protein has translation MSSYEYASKSELKEAIHTSYLRFDGEFQEIDESQRDIRIPEVDKTPAEMIAYQLGWLHLVMTWDKDEREGKTVIMPAPNYKWNRLGELYQSFYKTYSHQSLRELRDMFKLAEQKWLDWIDTLSHEELFTQGVHDWTGTNPKWPMARWIHINSVAPFKTFRAKIRKWKKYKVQQ, from the coding sequence ATGTCCAGTTACGAATACGCCTCCAAATCAGAGTTAAAGGAAGCCATTCATACTTCCTACTTACGATTTGACGGTGAGTTCCAGGAGATCGACGAAAGCCAAAGGGATATCCGTATCCCTGAAGTAGATAAAACACCCGCAGAAATGATCGCCTACCAGCTCGGATGGCTTCATCTTGTCATGACATGGGACAAGGACGAACGGGAAGGAAAAACCGTGATCATGCCCGCCCCCAATTATAAATGGAATAGACTAGGCGAACTATATCAATCATTTTACAAGACCTACTCCCACCAATCTTTACGTGAATTACGCGATATGTTCAAGTTGGCTGAGCAAAAGTGGCTGGATTGGATCGACACACTTAGTCATGAAGAGCTCTTCACTCAGGGCGTTCACGACTGGACAGGGACTAATCCGAAATGGCCCATGGCAAGATGGATTCATATCAACTCGGTGGCACCGTTTAAAACATTCAGAGCCAAGATACGGAAATGGAAGAAATACAAAGTCCAACAGTGA